The Deinococcus hopiensis KR-140 sequence TCGCCCAGTTGCTGCCCCTGATCGTCACTGGACTGATCCTGCTCGTGCTGTGGCGCAGCCTACGGGGCAATCCGGGCAGCGGGGCGGCGGGGAATTTCGGGAAATCGAAGGCGGCGGTGATCAGCGAGGGGCAGATCAAGCTGGCGTTCAGCGATGTGGCGGGATGCGACGAGGCCAAGAGCGACCTGCAGGAAGTCGTGGACTTTCTGCGCCATCCTGAGCGCTACCACCAGCTGGGGGCCCGGATTCCCCACGGGGTCTTGTTGGTGGGTCCTCCCGGGAGTGGCAAGACCCTCCTCGCCAAGGCCGTGGCGGGAGAAGCCAAGGTGCCGTATTTCTCCATCAGCGGCTCGGACTTTGTGGAGATGTTCGTGGGTGTGGGCGCCGCCCGCGTCCGCGACCTGTTCGAGCAGGCCCGCAAGTCCGCTCCCTGCATCGTCTTTATCGACGAGATTGACGCCGTGGGAAGAAAGCGCGGCGTCAACCTGCAAGGCGGGAATGATGAGCGCGAGCAGACTTTGAATCAATTGCTCGTGGAGATGGACGGCTTTCAGAGTGGGCAGGAGGTGATTATCCTCGCGGCGACGAACAGGCCCGATGTGCTGGACGCAGCGCTGCTGCGTCCCGGACGCTTTGACCGCCAGGTGGTGGTGGACGCCCCCGACGTGCGGGGGCGGGAAATGATTCTCCGCATCCACGCCCGCAAAAAGCCCCTTGATCCCAGTGTGGACCTGGCGGTGATCGCCCGCAGGACAGCCGGGATGGTCGGGGCAGATCTGGAGAATCTGCTCAACGAGGCCGCGCTCGGCGCGGCCAGAGCCGGACGGTCCAGAATCGTGATGCGCGATGTCGAAGAAGCCCGGGACCGCGTGCTTATGGGCCCCGAACGGCGCAGCATGGTGGTGCGGGAAGCGGACCGCAAGGTCACCGCCTACCACGAAGTCGGCCACGCCCTCGCCGCTCAGCTCTTGCCCCACGCCAACCGGGTGGCGAAACTGACCGTGGTGCCGCGAGGGCGGGCAGCCGGGTACATGATGCCCGACGCCGACGACCGCCTGCACGTGACGCGGCAGGCGCTCGAAGACATGATCGCCGTCGCCCTCGCGGGCCGTGCTGCCGAGGAGGTGGTGTACGGCGAGATCACGACAGGCGCGCAGAACGACTTCCAGCAGGCCACGTCCATCGCGCGGCGCATGGTGACCGAATGGGGCATGTCGGGGCGCATCGGCAAGGTGGCGCTCGCGCAGGGCGAGGGGAGCTATCTCGGCGGCGGCCCGCAACTGCTTCCCATGAGCGAGGCCACCGCCCTCGCCGTGGACGAGGAAGTCCGCGCCCTGATGGACGAGGCGTATGACCGGGTGCTGGCCCTCGTGCGCGAACACCTCCCGGCCATCCACGAGATCGTGCGCGTACTGATGCGCCGCGAGACGCTCTCGGGCGAGGAGTTCTCCCTGCTGCTCGCGGGGGGCACACTGGACGATCTGCCCCCCGCCGGGGGAACCCTGCCCGCGCCGCTTCCTGCCTGAACTCCGCGAACGGCAAACACGGCCCGGCAAGGTTTGCCGGGCCGTGTTTCTTTGCCGGGTCCCTTGGGGGGAAGGGCGCCTCCCGGCTCCGCCCTACCGCCCCCCTTCTTCCTCCTCCACGTCCCGGCTGAGGCTGGGGGGCACCGGGGCGTGGTGACGCTCCTGGGCTGCGCGGGTGTCGGCGCCGTCGCCAGCGCGCTTCTCGCGGGTAAGCTTGACCTCCACGGGCGTGCCCCCCAGCGTGATGGTGCGCTGCGGAAAGGGAATCTCGATGCCCGCCTCGTCCATGGCGATCTTGATGCGGCGGTTGAACTCGCGGCCCAGGGCGTACTGGCTCTTGGGCTGCACCTTGAACAGCGCCCGCAGCGTCACGCCGTCGGGCGCGAGCTGGGTGACCCCCTGGATGTCGGGCTCGTCCAGAAAATACTGGCCCCACTCGGGGTCGGCGTGCAGCTCCCGACTGACCCCGTTCAACACCCGCAGGGCGTCGTCGATGTTGGCCGTGTAAGTCACGTCCACCGTCGCCACCACCCGCGACCAGTCCTTGCTGCTCACGCTGACTGTCTGAATCTGGCCGTTGGGCACGATGTGGACCGTGCCGTCCAGCGCGCGGATCACCGTCAGTCGCAGGTTGAGGCGCTCCACACTGCCTGAGAGCTGTCCGGTGTTCACCGTGATCACGTCCCCCACCCCGTACTGGTCTTCAAGCAGGATAAAAAAGCCGGTGAATACGTCCTTGATCAGGCTCTGCGCGCCGAAGCCCACCGCCAGGCCCAGTACAGATACCCCGGCCAGCAGGCTGGAGGCATCTACCCCCAGCGCCTGAAGGCCGGCAATCACGCTGATGATCACCACCACCACCTTCAGCGTGCTTTCGACCACGCCCTTGAGGGTCTGGACGCGCACGGTGCGGCGGTTGAATTCCTCCTCGGCCACGATGCGCCCGGACAGGCTGCCGATCAGGCTCCAGGCGATCAGCGCGAGGGCCAGAATCACCAGCACCTGCCCGGTGCTGTTGCGAAAGCCGTTGAGGATGTCTTGCCCCAAGTCGAACAGCACCGGTACGCTGGGCAGGTAAGCGACGTGGGTGGCAACGGCGAGCCAGCCGACGGCGACGACGGCCAGCCACACCCACTTCAGACCCCACACCAGTCGGGCGTTCAGGTGCCGCTCCAGCACGCGCAGCACCCGCCGCCCGAAGCGGTACAGGGCGTAGGCCACGATCAGGGTGAGGGCCAGGCTCAGCCACACCTGGGGCTTTTGCAGTTGAAAAGTCAGTTCGTCCAGCACGCCCTCAATTTTTCATGAGAGCATGAGGACAGGGCCGGAAGGCCAGATACACCGCCGTTGATCCTTAGGGCAGTTGTCCGAATTACGCCGTGAGGGCGCCCCTCAGGGCTCCCCATACGCTCCATGCGCATTCAAGTTCGCTCGCCGGGAGATGTCAAAAAGAAGTCCGCACTTTGACACATGCCCTAGATCAATCGGGCAGAGGGGGAAGCGGAAAAAGTACGGTCCACCGGAAGTGAATACTTTTGGGTCCTGTTCCGACACGTCGGCGAGCTGGGTGCGCTGTACTTAGGCCGTGGGCGCGAGCGCCGCTTCCAGCCGCGCGACAAGGTTGGACTCATGGGCCCGCGAGGCCCGGAGCAGGGCGTTCTTGACCGCGCGGGCGTCGGCGCTGCCGTGACCGATCAAGGCCAGACCACGCACGCCGATCAGAATGCTGGCCCCGTACGTGCTGGGGTCCATCCGCTCGGCCAGACCACGCAGGGCCCCGCGCACGAGCAGCGCTCCCAGCTTGGTTTTCAGGGAACTGGTCAGCGCCTCGCGCACCCAGCCGAACAGCACCTTGGCCTCACCCTCGGCGAGCTTCAGGACCACATTGCCGGTAAAGCCGTCGGTGACGACGATATCGGTGGTGCCCGCAAAGATGTCGCGGCCCTCCACGTTCCCGTGAAAGCGGATGCCGCGCCCATCAAGTTCGCGCAGCAGGGCGTGGGCTTCGAGGACCATCTGACTGCCCTTGTGGTCCTCCTCACCGATCGAGAGCAGGCCCACCGTGGGGTCTGCCTTGTCCTCCACCACGCGGAGGTACACGCTGGCCAGCCGCGCCCACTGGGCGAGGTACACGGGCTTTACGTCGGCGTTCGCACCCACGTCGAGCAGGGTTACGAAGCCGCTCTTGCTGGGCAGGTGCGTCAGGATGGCCGGACGGTCCACGCCCTTCACGCGCCCAAGCGTCAGCAGCGCCGAGGCCATCGTCGCGCCGCTGTGACCCATGCTGACGGCGGCGGCGGCGCGTCCCTCCTTGACCAGGCGCGTGCAGACGTTGATGCTCGCGCCCATGCGGCTGCGCACGTCGCTGGCATGCTCGTCCATTCCGATCACGTCGGGGGCGTCCACCACCTCGATGGGGAGATTGGCACTGCCCGCATGTTTGCCCAGTTCAGCGTGCAGCGCCACCCGGGGACCGACGAGCAGCACTGGCACCCCGGTGCGGGCGGCCTGCACCGCGCCCTCCACATTGGGCGGCGCGCCGTGGTCCCCACCCACCGCGTCCAGCGCGATGGGCAGTAACGTTCGCGGCGCGGCTGGCCCCGTTGAGGCTGGGGCGCTGGGGGTGGGAACTTCAGCGCTCATCGGTGTCTGTCAGGGGGGCCGTCACGTAGAAGGGGCGGCTCTGTTCCCCCCGGCCCTCACCGCCGCGCTGCTCGCTGGGCAGGCGGTAGCCGGGGCGCTCCACCTGCTCGCGGATGCTCCCCAAGTCCACGTACTCGTCGGCGGCGTTACGGAGCTCGTAGCTCGTCATCTCGGGAATGCTGGCGACGATCACCCGCTTGCCTTGGGCGCGCAAGACCTCCACAGGTCGCTCAAAGTCGCCGTCGCCAGTGAGCAGCACGGCCGTATCGAAGCGGTCCGCCGTGGTCAGCAGGTCCGTCACGATCTCGATGTCGAGGTTCGCCCGGCGGTGGGTGTCTCCATGTTCGTCGGTGCTCTCGCGCAGGGGCCGGGTCCGCACGGTGTAGCCCATGTAGGTCAGCGCATCGATAAAGCGCTTCTGCTTGTCATCCACCTGCATGGGAACCGCCGTGTAGTAAAAGGCGTTGTGCAGCGCACCCAGCCCACCAAAGTGGTCGAGAATCTTGCGGTGGTCGAAGTTCCAGCCCAGGCGCTTGGCGGCGGCGTAGACGTTGGCCCCATCAATAAAAAGTGCGATTCGTTCTGTCATGGTGGTGTGTAGACCTCTCGGGCAGGCGGCTCCCGTGCGGGCCAGGCGTCC is a genomic window containing:
- the ftsH gene encoding ATP-dependent zinc metalloprotease FtsH, encoding MLRPLRLSAARTAFLLLSLAVPASAAPAQNGMQGGGDRGTATAVEAAPMPQPPTTTGTYTVNRFFEDLRAGRVERVALDGAGNASVQLPGSARPQSIVLPPDAATLARLRAAGIPVTVTPGGSPFSWIAQLLPLIVTGLILLVLWRSLRGNPGSGAAGNFGKSKAAVISEGQIKLAFSDVAGCDEAKSDLQEVVDFLRHPERYHQLGARIPHGVLLVGPPGSGKTLLAKAVAGEAKVPYFSISGSDFVEMFVGVGAARVRDLFEQARKSAPCIVFIDEIDAVGRKRGVNLQGGNDEREQTLNQLLVEMDGFQSGQEVIILAATNRPDVLDAALLRPGRFDRQVVVDAPDVRGREMILRIHARKKPLDPSVDLAVIARRTAGMVGADLENLLNEAALGAARAGRSRIVMRDVEEARDRVLMGPERRSMVVREADRKVTAYHEVGHALAAQLLPHANRVAKLTVVPRGRAAGYMMPDADDRLHVTRQALEDMIAVALAGRAAEEVVYGEITTGAQNDFQQATSIARRMVTEWGMSGRIGKVALAQGEGSYLGGGPQLLPMSEATALAVDEEVRALMDEAYDRVLALVREHLPAIHEIVRVLMRRETLSGEEFSLLLAGGTLDDLPPAGGTLPAPLPA
- a CDS encoding mechanosensitive ion channel family protein, translated to MLDELTFQLQKPQVWLSLALTLIVAYALYRFGRRVLRVLERHLNARLVWGLKWVWLAVVAVGWLAVATHVAYLPSVPVLFDLGQDILNGFRNSTGQVLVILALALIAWSLIGSLSGRIVAEEEFNRRTVRVQTLKGVVESTLKVVVVIISVIAGLQALGVDASSLLAGVSVLGLAVGFGAQSLIKDVFTGFFILLEDQYGVGDVITVNTGQLSGSVERLNLRLTVIRALDGTVHIVPNGQIQTVSVSSKDWSRVVATVDVTYTANIDDALRVLNGVSRELHADPEWGQYFLDEPDIQGVTQLAPDGVTLRALFKVQPKSQYALGREFNRRIKIAMDEAGIEIPFPQRTITLGGTPVEVKLTREKRAGDGADTRAAQERHHAPVPPSLSRDVEEEEGGR
- the plsX gene encoding phosphate acyltransferase PlsX — encoded protein: MSAEVPTPSAPASTGPAAPRTLLPIALDAVGGDHGAPPNVEGAVQAARTGVPVLLVGPRVALHAELGKHAGSANLPIEVVDAPDVIGMDEHASDVRSRMGASINVCTRLVKEGRAAAAVSMGHSGATMASALLTLGRVKGVDRPAILTHLPSKSGFVTLLDVGANADVKPVYLAQWARLASVYLRVVEDKADPTVGLLSIGEEDHKGSQMVLEAHALLRELDGRGIRFHGNVEGRDIFAGTTDIVVTDGFTGNVVLKLAEGEAKVLFGWVREALTSSLKTKLGALLVRGALRGLAERMDPSTYGASILIGVRGLALIGHGSADARAVKNALLRASRAHESNLVARLEAALAPTA
- a CDS encoding NYN domain-containing protein, which translates into the protein MTERIALFIDGANVYAAAKRLGWNFDHRKILDHFGGLGALHNAFYYTAVPMQVDDKQKRFIDALTYMGYTVRTRPLRESTDEHGDTHRRANLDIEIVTDLLTTADRFDTAVLLTGDGDFERPVEVLRAQGKRVIVASIPEMTSYELRNAADEYVDLGSIREQVERPGYRLPSEQRGGEGRGEQSRPFYVTAPLTDTDER